GTTTCATCAGGGCCGCAATGAGAATGGCCATAAAGAAACCCAGCAGGTATAAAGCCATCATGGCAAGTCCCTGCAGGCCCAGGAATCCAAAGATGCGCTTATCCGGTACTACCAGGGCGATCATCATGGTATAAATGGGTAACCTGGCGGAGCAGCTCATCAGCGGCGTTACCAGTATGGTTATCAGTCTTTCTTTCTTGTTTTCGATGGTACGTGTAGCCATGATTGCCGGCACGGCACAGGCTACACCGCTGATCAGTGGCATGACTGATTTACCGTTGAGTCCCACCTGACGCATTAATCTGTCTGTCAGGAAGCTGATACGCGCCATATAGCCGGTATCTTCCAATACGGTGATCAATCCGAAAAGAATGGCGATCTGCGGTACAAATACAGCAAATCCGCTCACCCCGGCCAGTATACCATTGATGAATACATCTGTGACTTTATTATCCGGCAGTATGCCACCGAGCCATCCGCTTAAACCGCTGAACATTCCTTCTATCCAGCCCATTGGATAACTGGCCAGCCAGAAGATGCTCTGGAAAAGCAGGAACATCACCACCAGCAGGATTACATATCCCCAGAAGCGGTGGAGTAATAAGTCATCGATTTTTTCAGAGCGTAATTGTTTCTGCAGCGGGTCTGCTTCTACTACGGTAGATTTCATGATTTGCTTGATACGGGCGTACCTTTGCATAATCTCTTCCGCCTGAACTTTTGTTTTATTGAACTGGCTTTCCTTCAGTGCCTGTTTGATGGCCGATTTCTGACCATCGTTCAGGAAGCTCAGCTCATCGCTGTTAACGGCCACGTGTAAGGCAGCGTAATCACTTCTGCAAAGCGTAAATTTCTTCACATCTTCTATCGCAGCTTTTGCCAGATTCAGATTATCTATAAAATCACGGGCAGGAACAGCATATTTTCCTTTTTCTGACTGCTCGATGATTTTCTTGAGGTCTGCCAACCCTTTGTTTTTTCTGGGGTTAATGGCTACTACCGGCACACCCAGTTCTCTTTCCAGTCCATCCAGGTCGATTTCCACACCCTTTTTGCGGGCGATGTCCATCATCGTCAGTGCGATGATAACCGGCATTTTCAGATCGATGATCTGGGAGCAGAAAAGGAGATTACGTTTCAGGTTGGAGGCATCGGCTACAATAATTACCAGGTCTGGTGCTTCGGATGCATTTACGTTGATGAGCACATCATAGGTCACGTATTCGTCCGCACTTTTAGGGTACAGGCTGTAGGTTCCAGGCAGGTCGATCACATTGGCCGAAAGTCCGGGTGCAATAGTAGCACTACCCGTTTTTTTATCAACGGTTACACCAGGAAAGTTACTAACCTTCTGGTTTAAGCCTGTAAGTGCATTAAAAAGGGAGCTTTTTCCACTATTCGGATTTCCTACCAACGCAATATTTAATGGTGCCTGCATTCCTTACCTGTCCTGTTAATTATAGTTTGAGATAATTGCCGAAGCCGCAAAGTTACATATAATAAAACAGGCGGAATGATCCAATCGGGAAAAAAGCAGGTATTAACATAAATAAAAAGACCCTGGTATAAACCAGAGTCTTACATATATTTAATTTTAACACTTTTTATATTTCGGCATTAACCGTGATAACGGTATTGGCTTTCTGCAGAATCTTTTGCGTTCCTGTTGTTAACATCAATTTTCACGCGGGAGGTATCGTCGTGTGACTTAACGCTCGTATCCTCCTGTAATTGAAGGCCATCGCTGGTAGACTCCATTCTGTAGTGGCGGCGGTGATGTCTGAACCGGAAATCACCAAAACCGTCGAAATCGAAGTTATCACCCACTACATAATTGTAAGTATCAGGACTAAGGCTGTTATAGATATTTTCTTCTACATCCAGGTGTTTGCCTTTCGGAACTTCTACGTTTACAATGAGGCGTTGCAGGCGGTACCTGGTATTTTTGGTGATACCGAAGCCCAATGGCAGTACTATTACAGAATCTTTCTGTGCGATACTGTAAATGATAGCACTTGCATTGTTCTGTGCATCGCCCGGGTTGCGACCTTTTGCAAAACGTACCAGTTTCAGATGGAAGTCGTTATCCGGGCTCTGGCTGATTCTCAGGCGTACATCAGGAATAAGCATGGTATCTGTCGCGTTGAAATCTTCCATCCAATCACCAAAGTCGATATCATCATTATTATCCAGGATGGATAATCTTGGCCCTGCTTTCAGGTACAGCTTACCAGCTTTGGGCTGTGTAATGGCCACATTTTCAACGGTGGTAGAGCTTCTGCGGGTTTCTCTGCCCAACTGTCCTGCCACAATAATGGCGAACACCAGACCAAGAATCCAGAGGAAAGTCAGCGTAGGCGTTACATAGCGTACAGACAGTCTGGAGCCGGTAGCTACGCGGATCAGGAAGATGACCAGTGCCAGTACCGGGATACCGATGAGGAGGCCGGTGGCTGCCCAGAACATAACCGTCTGGCTTCCGCTGGAGAATGCGAGTGACTGGAACGGAATTATGGCCGCAGAATACATGGTGAGCACAATGCCCAATACCACCAGAACGAACAGTAATACGATGGCAAAGAAGATAAAGAAGCTCTTGCTGATAGCAGTGATTACTTTACCTAAACCTCTTGCCAATCCCAGGAAGAAGCGTTCAAAATCGCTACCTATTTGTTTTCCGCGGCCCTGAGAAAAATTTCGGATATCATTTCCGGCATTTTTAAACTGGCCTTTTAAGCTATTGATTTCTTCCTGTACGGTATTCTTGATATTATTCAGATCTACCTTCTCCCCTCTCATTTCCAGCTTTTCAGCGGCGGTTTCAGCATAAGGTGTTGCAATCCAGAGGATAACATACACTACAGCCGCAGCACCAAAGGAGCCAAGTACAAGCAGTGCAAATACTACACGGAAGATCACCGGGTCCAGGTTGAAATAGGCACCTAATCCACCACAAACACCACTTAATACTTTATTGTCCGGGTCGCGGTAAAAGCGTTTACGCGGGCGTGGTTCGAAGGTATCGTTATTGGATTTCTGTTGTTGTTGCTGATCTTTAGGCGCTGCCTCGTCGAACTGCTCAGGTGTACCCATGGAGAGTTTCACCGCTTCCACGTCTGCGTCTGTGATACAATGTGCACCATTTTTCAGTCTATCCTGAAATACTTCAGCGATACGGGATTCAATATCTGTGACAATTTCATCACCACCTTCCTCCCTTGCGAAGTATCTTTTAAGGCTGTCCAGGTACTGGCGAAGCACCTCGTAGGCGCTGTCCTCAATTGGGATCAACCTGCCTGACAGATTTATGTTGATAATCTTTTTCATTTTATGTGATTTTGGGTTTTAGGTAAAAGGCGTGATTAGATGTTACTACTATTTTGAGTCAGCTGATGTACCGCATTAGCCAGTTCGTTCCAGGTTGCTTCCAGTTCCTTATAGAAGAGTTCTCCTTTTTCGGTCATGGAAAAATATTTGCGGGGTGGTCCTGAACTACTTTCTACCCAGCGGTAGGTAAGCAATTCTGCATTTTTTAATCTGGTCAATAAAGGATAAAGTGTGCCCTCCAGGATGTCCAGTTTCGCCTCTTTCATCTTCTCAATGATGTCTGAAGGGTAAGCTTCTCCTTGCTTGATGATAGAGAGGATACAGAATTCCAGTACCCCCTTCCTCATCTGCGATTGTGTGTTATCAATGTTCATGGCAAGTGAGCTTTTGTTATCTTAATGGTGGTTGGTTGAAACCTTATTCTCAACCTAACAATACAAATGTAGGAAGAAATTTACTACTATGCAATACACAATACCATATAAAGCAAAATAACTTGCTTTGAATATTACCTCAATTGATGTTGCAACATCAACATTTATAAGAACTTACACCAACTTATATAATCTATTTATAATAAGAATATTATGGATGAACGGTAAAAAACAAGGATAAGCTATTGTTAAAGCGCTTTAACATTTTTTTAA
This window of the Chitinophaga sp. Cy-1792 genome carries:
- the feoB gene encoding ferrous iron transport protein B; amino-acid sequence: MQAPLNIALVGNPNSGKSSLFNALTGLNQKVSNFPGVTVDKKTGSATIAPGLSANVIDLPGTYSLYPKSADEYVTYDVLINVNASEAPDLVIIVADASNLKRNLLFCSQIIDLKMPVIIALTMMDIARKKGVEIDLDGLERELGVPVVAINPRKNKGLADLKKIIEQSEKGKYAVPARDFIDNLNLAKAAIEDVKKFTLCRSDYAALHVAVNSDELSFLNDGQKSAIKQALKESQFNKTKVQAEEIMQRYARIKQIMKSTVVEADPLQKQLRSEKIDDLLLHRFWGYVILLVVMFLLFQSIFWLASYPMGWIEGMFSGLSGWLGGILPDNKVTDVFINGILAGVSGFAVFVPQIAILFGLITVLEDTGYMARISFLTDRLMRQVGLNGKSVMPLISGVACAVPAIMATRTIENKKERLITILVTPLMSCSARLPIYTMMIALVVPDKRIFGFLGLQGLAMMALYLLGFFMAILIAALMKLFVRIKEKSYFIMELPVYRAPRWKNVGITMLEKSKIFITDAGKVIVVISVILWFLASYGPAKRMDPVHQKYEQLMAAATPDSPASDSLKHAFQSEKLSNSYAGILGHAIEPAIKPLGFDWKIGIALITSFAAREVFVGTMATLYSVGDSPDDNQSTLREKMASAKRADGTPMYTLATGIALMLFYAFAMQCMSTMAIVRRETNSWKIPMIQLVYMTTLAYICSFIAYQLLK
- a CDS encoding PspC domain-containing protein, translating into MKKIININLSGRLIPIEDSAYEVLRQYLDSLKRYFAREEGGDEIVTDIESRIAEVFQDRLKNGAHCITDADVEAVKLSMGTPEQFDEAAPKDQQQQQKSNNDTFEPRPRKRFYRDPDNKVLSGVCGGLGAYFNLDPVIFRVVFALLVLGSFGAAAVVYVILWIATPYAETAAEKLEMRGEKVDLNNIKNTVQEEINSLKGQFKNAGNDIRNFSQGRGKQIGSDFERFFLGLARGLGKVITAISKSFFIFFAIVLLFVLVVLGIVLTMYSAAIIPFQSLAFSSGSQTVMFWAATGLLIGIPVLALVIFLIRVATGSRLSVRYVTPTLTFLWILGLVFAIIVAGQLGRETRRSSTTVENVAITQPKAGKLYLKAGPRLSILDNNDDIDFGDWMEDFNATDTMLIPDVRLRISQSPDNDFHLKLVRFAKGRNPGDAQNNASAIIYSIAQKDSVIVLPLGFGITKNTRYRLQRLIVNVEVPKGKHLDVEENIYNSLSPDTYNYVVGDNFDFDGFGDFRFRHHRRHYRMESTSDGLQLQEDTSVKSHDDTSRVKIDVNNRNAKDSAESQYRYHG
- a CDS encoding PadR family transcriptional regulator — its product is MNIDNTQSQMRKGVLEFCILSIIKQGEAYPSDIIEKMKEAKLDILEGTLYPLLTRLKNAELLTYRWVESSSGPPRKYFSMTEKGELFYKELEATWNELANAVHQLTQNSSNI